The Burkholderiales bacterium genome includes a region encoding these proteins:
- the tolB gene encoding Tol-Pal system protein TolB, which yields MTNTVSSFSTRALLQALLLFTLALAPLTARAQLTIEIVGGGVTQIPVAIVPFAGEQALPQSITEVVAADLLRSGLFKTVPVSGVTPLPAQPQDINFQEWQGRGADAVVIGGVSPRGDGKFEVRFHLMDALKHNQLAAFTYTIPPTQARLTAHRIADVIYEKLTGDQGVFSTKIAYVSKQDGKYRLQVADADGFGAETVVTSNEPLISASWSPDGTRLAYVSFERKKPIIFLQSLLTGKRSVLANFKGINSAPSWSPDGRKLAIVLTKDGNSQLYSIDPDGSGLQRLTSSSGIDTEPSWSPDGRSIIFTSDRGGSPQIYRMPAGGGPAERLTFEGNYNVSPHFSPDGRSFAFVQRNEGRFNIAVQDLTSRQSQLLTETRLDESPSFAPNGKILLYASEVNGRGILAAVSSDGRVKQRLTIESGDVREPAWGPFLRNK from the coding sequence ATGACTAATACTGTTTCCAGTTTCTCCACCCGTGCGCTGTTGCAGGCGCTGCTGTTATTCACGCTTGCGCTGGCGCCGCTCACGGCGCGCGCGCAACTCACCATCGAGATCGTCGGCGGGGGTGTCACCCAAATACCCGTTGCCATCGTGCCTTTCGCTGGCGAACAAGCCCTGCCGCAAAGTATCACCGAAGTCGTCGCCGCGGATTTGCTGCGCAGCGGGCTGTTCAAGACAGTGCCTGTTTCCGGTGTCACGCCGTTGCCCGCGCAACCGCAGGACATCAACTTCCAGGAATGGCAAGGGCGCGGCGCCGATGCGGTTGTGATCGGCGGTGTTAGTCCGAGGGGCGACGGCAAGTTCGAGGTGCGATTCCACTTGATGGATGCGTTGAAGCACAACCAGCTCGCGGCCTTTACTTACACGATCCCGCCGACGCAGGCGCGCCTGACCGCGCATCGCATCGCCGACGTGATTTACGAAAAGTTGACCGGCGATCAGGGCGTATTCAGCACCAAGATAGCCTACGTTTCCAAGCAAGACGGCAAATATCGCCTGCAGGTGGCCGACGCCGACGGCTTCGGTGCGGAGACGGTCGTCACCTCCAATGAACCACTGATATCCGCTTCGTGGTCGCCCGACGGCACGCGGCTCGCATACGTATCGTTCGAGCGCAAGAAGCCGATTATTTTCCTGCAGTCGCTATTGACCGGGAAGCGTTCGGTACTCGCCAATTTCAAGGGCATCAATAGCGCACCGTCGTGGTCTCCCGACGGCAGAAAGCTGGCGATCGTCTTGACCAAGGACGGCAACTCGCAACTCTATTCCATCGATCCGGATGGCAGCGGCTTGCAGCGCCTGACCAGCAGTTCGGGAATCGATACCGAGCCTTCCTGGTCACCTGACGGGCGCAGTATTATCTTCACATCCGATCGCGGTGGCAGCCCGCAGATTTACCGGATGCCGGCCGGCGGCGGCCCGGCCGAACGGCTGACGTTCGAGGGCAACTACAATGTTTCCCCGCATTTCAGCCCGGATGGCCGCAGCTTTGCCTTTGTTCAGCGCAACGAGGGTCGCTTCAACATCGCTGTCCAGGATTTGACCAGCCGGCAGTCGCAACTCCTGACGGAAACGCGTCTCGACGAGTCGCCAAGCTTCGCGCCAAATGGAAAGATTCTGCTCTATGCCTCAGAAGTAAATGGGCGTGGTATATTGGCGGCGGTTTCGAGCGACGGTCGCGTCAAGCAGCGGCTGACGATCGAATCGGGCGATGTACGGGAACCTGCATGGGGACCGTTTTTAAGAAATAAGTAA
- the pal gene encoding peptidoglycan-associated lipoprotein Pal yields the protein MKNLLVSTLLVGMLGACASQDVKEEPKAPIDDRTAATQGATDPGASQTQPSEQDKLDSRALGANALKDPNSPLSKRTIYYEFDSAAIKDEFRPLIQAHAKYLADQRSARMTVHGHTDERGSREYNLALGQRRAEGVKKAMSVLGASDNQIDTVSYGEEQAAVTGSDESSWAKNRRAAIIYQGE from the coding sequence ATGAAGAATCTGCTAGTCAGCACGCTGCTCGTGGGTATGCTTGGCGCCTGCGCAAGCCAGGATGTCAAAGAAGAACCAAAAGCGCCGATCGACGATCGCACTGCTGCAACGCAAGGGGCAACCGATCCAGGCGCCAGTCAAACGCAGCCGTCAGAGCAGGATAAGCTCGATTCCCGTGCGCTCGGCGCGAATGCGTTGAAAGATCCAAACAGCCCCCTCTCCAAACGCACCATTTATTACGAATTCGACAGCGCGGCGATCAAGGATGAGTTTCGCCCGCTGATTCAGGCGCACGCCAAGTACCTGGCCGACCAGCGAAGCGCGCGCATGACCGTGCACGGTCATACCGATGAACGCGGCAGCCGCGAATACAACCTCGCGCTCGGACAGCGCCGCGCCGAAGGCGTGAAAAAGGCGATGTCGGTGCTTGGCGCATCGGACAATCAGATCGATACGGTCAGCTACGGCGAAGAACAAGCAGCGGTGACCGGCAGCGATGAATCCTCCTGGGCCAAGAATCGCCGTGCGGCAATTATTTATCAGGGCGAGTAG
- the ybgF gene encoding tol-pal system protein YbgF has product MRQLFIRASSSQERIFKRASIAVALFGALGMLACNPSAAALFSDDEARQALNEQAKQLVKLQTEKQALEARVLKLEEILRSQGLLDLLTQIDALNAEISKLRGQTEVHGYSLDAAQKRQKDFYVDLDSRLRRLEQQAAGGGSEAPGAASSPRSDGPPSEDDAATPGRDAPADKSSSGKSGAAGLAFSSGAAVADSSRASSSAGSTTGQPAKPPGDSPTAAGDRSADGAAADSGKTSEASVYDNAYALFKRGDYAGAVGGFQNFLRLHPNSPLAPNAQYWIGNAQFAQRDFAGAIASQKKLLANYPRSQKAADAMLNIANAQAEMGDAAAAKTTLQDVIGSYPSSEAGAKAKRRLSSLK; this is encoded by the coding sequence GTGCGGCAATTATTTATCAGGGCGAGTAGCAGCCAGGAAAGAATATTCAAGCGCGCCAGTATCGCTGTCGCGTTATTTGGCGCGCTCGGCATGCTGGCTTGCAATCCGTCAGCCGCCGCCCTGTTCAGCGATGACGAAGCGCGCCAGGCGCTGAACGAGCAGGCGAAGCAGTTGGTCAAGCTGCAAACCGAGAAACAGGCGCTCGAAGCGCGCGTCCTGAAACTCGAAGAAATCCTGCGCAGTCAGGGCTTGCTCGATCTGCTCACGCAAATCGATGCGCTGAATGCCGAGATCAGCAAGCTGCGCGGCCAAACCGAAGTCCATGGTTATAGTCTCGACGCAGCGCAGAAGCGCCAGAAAGACTTTTATGTCGATCTGGATTCGCGCTTGCGCAGGCTCGAGCAACAGGCCGCAGGCGGCGGATCGGAAGCGCCCGGAGCGGCGTCCAGTCCTCGTTCCGATGGGCCTCCTTCGGAAGATGACGCGGCCACTCCGGGAAGGGATGCGCCCGCTGATAAGAGCTCTTCTGGAAAAAGCGGCGCGGCAGGATTGGCTTTTTCGTCGGGTGCCGCAGTAGCCGATAGCAGTCGTGCTTCCAGCAGTGCTGGCAGCACGACTGGGCAGCCCGCCAAGCCGCCCGGCGATTCACCGACTGCGGCGGGAGACCGGTCAGCGGACGGGGCCGCGGCAGATTCGGGAAAGACGTCCGAGGCGAGCGTTTATGACAACGCGTACGCCCTGTTCAAGCGCGGCGATTACGCGGGCGCCGTCGGCGGATTCCAGAATTTTTTGCGCTTGCATCCGAACTCTCCGCTTGCCCCGAACGCGCAGTACTGGATCGGCAATGCACAGTTCGCCCAGCGCGATTTCGCGGGCGCCATCGCCAGCCAGAAAAAGCTGCTCGCAAACTATCCGCGCAGCCAGAAAGCAGCCGACGCAATGTTGAACATCGCCAATGCGCAAGCGGAGATGGGCGATGCCGCTGCCGCCAAAACGACTCTGCAGGACGTAATCGGCAGTTATCCCTCGAGCGAGGCCGGCGCAAAAGCCAAACGCCGTCTGAGCTCGCTGAAATAA
- the queE gene encoding 7-carboxy-7-deazaguanine synthase QueE, with amino-acid sequence MEALEKFHPLEAAFHSDARSLLSLPLRITEIFHSLQGETSRTGLPTVFIRLTGCPLRCAWCDTEYAFYGGETLPISAVLEQIRSHQTHFITVTGGEPLAQKNCLPLLRVLSDEGYSISLETSGALDIAAVDARVSKIVDIKTPGSGECAKNRWDNLAHLNRHDEIKFVLSDEADYAWARQILRERALADICPVLFAPVWKTLAPATLAEWILHDRLPVRMQLQLHKILWGEKRGV; translated from the coding sequence ATGGAGGCGCTGGAAAAATTCCACCCCCTGGAAGCAGCGTTTCATTCCGATGCGCGTTCCCTGTTGTCGTTACCCCTGCGCATCACCGAAATTTTTCATTCCCTGCAAGGCGAAACCAGCCGGACAGGTCTGCCGACGGTTTTTATCCGCCTGACTGGTTGCCCGCTACGCTGCGCCTGGTGCGATACCGAATATGCGTTTTATGGTGGCGAAACCCTGCCCATCTCGGCCGTTCTTGAACAAATCCGCTCGCATCAAACGCACTTCATAACGGTTACCGGCGGCGAACCGCTGGCGCAGAAAAATTGCCTGCCGTTGTTGCGCGTTTTGAGCGATGAAGGTTATTCGATATCGCTCGAAACCAGCGGCGCACTGGACATTGCAGCGGTGGACGCCAGGGTTTCGAAGATCGTCGACATCAAGACACCGGGCTCTGGCGAGTGTGCAAAAAATCGCTGGGACAACCTCGCCCACCTCAATCGGCATGACGAGATCAAATTCGTATTGAGTGATGAGGCGGACTACGCATGGGCGAGGCAGATTTTGCGTGAGCGCGCGCTTGCCGATATCTGCCCCGTGCTATTTGCTCCCGTCTGGAAAACCCTCGCTCCCGCTACCCTGGCTGAATGGATCCTTCACGATCGCTTGCCGGTTCGCATGCAATTGCAATTGCACAAGATACTGTGGGGCGAAAAGCGCGGCGTTTGA
- the queC gene encoding 7-cyano-7-deazaguanine synthase QueC codes for MKKAVVLLSGGLDSAVTLAIARRDGYQCFALSVDYGQRHRAELTAAANIARSLGAHEHRLARLDLSMFGGSALTDPAIAVPSASEKSAAAGIPLTYVPARNTIFLSLALAWAEVLHSEAIFIGANAIDYSGYPDCRPEFIAAFQAMAKLATKAAVEGCPTIIYTPLIALTKAQIVLQGLALGVDFSETVSCYQADLRGLACGICDACRLRRAGFAAAAIADPTRYIVSLVE; via the coding sequence ATGAAAAAAGCCGTCGTCCTGCTGTCGGGCGGGCTCGATTCCGCGGTGACGCTGGCGATCGCACGCCGCGACGGTTACCAATGCTTCGCCCTGAGCGTCGATTATGGTCAACGGCATCGCGCCGAACTGACGGCCGCCGCCAACATCGCGCGCAGCCTGGGCGCGCATGAGCATCGTCTCGCTCGCCTCGATTTGAGTATGTTTGGTGGCTCCGCGCTGACCGATCCGGCCATTGCGGTGCCAAGCGCGTCCGAGAAGAGTGCTGCTGCCGGTATTCCGCTCACCTACGTGCCGGCTCGCAACACGATTTTCTTGTCGCTCGCACTCGCGTGGGCCGAAGTTTTGCACAGCGAGGCCATTTTTATCGGCGCCAACGCAATCGATTACTCGGGCTATCCCGATTGCCGGCCCGAATTCATCGCCGCCTTCCAGGCGATGGCGAAGCTTGCGACCAAGGCAGCGGTCGAAGGGTGCCCGACGATCATATACACCCCTCTCATCGCGTTGACCAAGGCGCAGATCGTTCTTCAGGGATTAGCGCTTGGTGTCGATTTCAGCGAGACGGTTTCTTGCTACCAGGCCGATTTGCGAGGGCTGGCTTGCGGAATTTGCGACGCATGCCGACTGCGCCGCGCCGGCTTCGCCGCTGCCGCTATCGCTGATCCGACGCGATATATTGTGTCCCTCGTGGAATGA
- the pyrC gene encoding dihydroorotase, whose translation MNRVTITRPDDWHLHLRDGSAMASVLPATAARFARAIVMPNLAPPITTTDLALAYRSRILAALPGGVSFEPLMTLYLTDTTSAAEIGEAKRSGVVHGIKLYPRGATTNSASGVAAIENCREALAAMEQHDLPLLVHGEVDDPDVDVFDRESVFLDRVLAPLLRRYPELRVVLEHLTTADAVEFIEQARSGVAATITAHHLLLNRNALFSGGLRPHHYCLPVLKREKHRRALLRAATSGNPKFFLGSDSAPHGLRAKESDCGCAGIYTAFAAIELYAEVFAAADALDRLEGFASFFGADFYRLPRNAEQITLIDESWEVPRQLPFGDETLAPLRAGRSIGWRLASTENPGSAMQRRRT comes from the coding sequence ATGAACCGCGTGACGATTACCCGTCCGGACGACTGGCATCTGCATCTGCGCGATGGCTCGGCAATGGCTTCGGTGCTCCCCGCTACGGCCGCCCGCTTCGCACGCGCCATTGTCATGCCGAATCTGGCGCCGCCGATCACGACGACCGATCTTGCGCTGGCGTATCGAAGCCGCATTCTTGCCGCGCTGCCTGGCGGGGTTTCGTTCGAGCCCCTGATGACGCTTTATTTGACCGACACGACATCCGCCGCCGAAATCGGCGAGGCGAAACGAAGCGGAGTCGTGCACGGTATCAAGCTCTATCCGCGGGGTGCTACGACCAATTCGGCTTCCGGCGTGGCCGCAATCGAAAATTGCCGCGAGGCGCTTGCCGCGATGGAACAGCATGATTTGCCTTTGCTCGTGCACGGCGAGGTCGATGATCCCGACGTCGATGTTTTCGATCGCGAAAGCGTTTTTCTCGATCGGGTGCTGGCGCCCCTTCTGCGGCGCTATCCAGAATTGCGCGTCGTGCTCGAGCATCTGACGACCGCGGACGCCGTCGAATTCATCGAGCAAGCGCGCTCTGGAGTCGCGGCAACGATCACCGCGCATCATCTGCTGCTGAATCGAAACGCGCTGTTCAGCGGCGGTCTGCGCCCGCATCACTATTGTCTGCCGGTACTGAAACGCGAGAAGCATCGGCGAGCCTTGCTGCGCGCCGCGACCAGCGGCAACCCGAAGTTCTTTCTTGGCAGCGACAGCGCGCCGCACGGCTTGCGGGCAAAGGAATCTGATTGCGGCTGCGCGGGGATTTACACGGCATTCGCCGCGATTGAGCTGTACGCGGAAGTTTTCGCAGCGGCTGACGCGCTGGACCGTCTTGAAGGTTTCGCCAGCTTTTTTGGCGCTGATTTTTATCGGTTGCCGCGCAACGCCGAACAAATTACGCTGATTGACGAAAGCTGGGAAGTGCCGCGGCAGTTGCCGTTCGGCGATGAAACGCTGGCGCCGCTACGAGCCGGCCGCAGCATAGGCTGGCGGCTCGCTTCGACTGAAAATCCCGGCTCAGCGATGCAGCGCCGGAGAACTTGA
- a CDS encoding HIT family protein: MDCELCELNGGELLWRNRYCRVVQVSDADYPGFCRVIWNSHVKEMSDLSADQRRQMMDIVFAVEQAIRSTLAPDKINLASLGNLTPHLHWHVIPRYVDDAHFPSPVWSDRRRASTRVALPDLATRLRVAVPGAISQTGWSD, encoded by the coding sequence ATGGATTGCGAGTTATGTGAATTGAATGGCGGCGAATTGCTGTGGCGAAACCGCTACTGCCGCGTCGTGCAGGTTTCTGACGCCGACTATCCGGGTTTTTGCCGCGTGATCTGGAATTCCCATGTGAAGGAAATGAGCGATTTATCTGCAGACCAGCGCCGCCAGATGATGGACATAGTCTTCGCCGTCGAACAGGCAATCCGGTCGACACTGGCTCCGGACAAGATCAATCTCGCCAGCCTGGGCAACCTGACCCCGCATCTGCACTGGCACGTGATCCCGCGCTATGTCGACGACGCACACTTTCCCTCTCCGGTATGGAGCGATCGTCGCCGCGCGAGTACCCGCGTCGCCTTGCCGGATCTGGCGACTCGCCTGCGCGTTGCCGTGCCAGGCGCAATCTCGCAGACCGGTTGGAGCGACTGA
- a CDS encoding glycosyltransferase family 4 protein has protein sequence MHIVVNTRLMMKDRLDGIGWFSYETLRRITAGHLEHHFTFVFDRPAAAEFVFSDNVRHVVLPPHAGRPLLTRVWLDVSLYAFLLRAKPDLLISPDGALPIHSKVPALAVIHDINFAHRPADLPFSSRQYYNRMFPRYARKAARIATVSAYSKADIAETYGIPAEKIDVVYNGCNTGYQPVGEATRREVKARYTEGCDYFVFVGSLHPRKNINGLVQAFDRFKSASGSTLKLLIVGASYWSDAASEVKFGQLRHKDDVIFTGRLAQQELFSVFASALAMTYVPFFEGFGIPLLEAMSCDVPVVTSAATSMPEIAGDAALLVDPDSIEAIAAAMQRIAGDAALRCALIEKGRIRRQHFSWDSTAQRLWQAAEKVLAAR, from the coding sequence ATGCATATCGTAGTCAACACCCGGCTCATGATGAAGGACAGGCTCGACGGGATCGGCTGGTTTTCCTATGAAACCCTGCGGCGCATTACCGCGGGCCATCTTGAACACCACTTCACTTTCGTGTTCGATCGCCCTGCCGCTGCCGAATTCGTTTTTTCCGATAATGTGCGCCACGTCGTGTTGCCGCCGCACGCCGGACGCCCGCTGTTGACGCGGGTCTGGTTAGACGTTTCCCTGTACGCGTTCCTGCTGCGCGCCAAACCTGATCTCTTGATCAGCCCCGATGGCGCGCTGCCGATCCACAGCAAAGTGCCCGCGCTCGCAGTCATACACGATATCAATTTCGCTCACCGCCCGGCCGATCTGCCTTTTTCTAGCCGTCAATATTACAACCGCATGTTCCCGCGCTACGCACGCAAGGCCGCACGCATCGCCACGGTCTCGGCCTATTCGAAAGCCGACATTGCCGAAACCTATGGCATTCCCGCGGAAAAAATCGATGTCGTGTACAACGGCTGCAACACAGGCTATCAGCCCGTCGGCGAAGCGACGCGGCGTGAAGTGAAGGCGAGATACACGGAGGGCTGCGACTACTTCGTTTTTGTCGGTTCGCTGCATCCGCGCAAAAATATCAACGGTCTGGTGCAGGCTTTCGATCGATTCAAAAGCGCATCGGGCTCGACGCTCAAGCTGCTGATCGTCGGCGCTAGTTACTGGAGCGACGCCGCCTCGGAAGTCAAATTCGGCCAGCTGCGGCACAAAGACGATGTGATTTTTACCGGCCGGCTGGCGCAGCAGGAATTGTTCTCCGTTTTCGCATCCGCGCTGGCAATGACCTACGTGCCTTTTTTCGAGGGATTCGGCATACCGCTTCTGGAAGCGATGAGCTGCGACGTGCCGGTAGTGACTTCGGCCGCAACGTCGATGCCCGAGATAGCCGGCGATGCGGCACTACTCGTCGATCCGGATTCCATCGAAGCGATTGCGGCGGCAATGCAGCGCATCGCTGGCGACGCTGCGCTGCGCTGCGCGTTGATCGAAAAAGGCAGGATACGAAGACAGCACTTTTCGTGGGACAGCACCGCGCAGCGCTTGTGGCAGGCCGCGGAAAAAGTGCTCGCGGCGCGCTGA
- a CDS encoding DUF4197 domain-containing protein, with product MKKTLAALVGLVFVAVSHAADLGSFTNTDMVTGLKDALNQGASAAVGKLGQENGFLGDPKVKIPLPATLQKAEKAMRTFGMGKQADELVTAMNRAAEAAVPEAKALLLDSVKKMSVDDAKGILTGGDNAATQYFRKTTEAPLTTKFLPIVKQSTQKVGLAEQYNEFAATGSRFGLVKGEDAKLENYVTRKALDGLYLMMAEEEKALRANPVHAGSALVKKLFSALR from the coding sequence ATGAAAAAAACTCTTGCCGCACTGGTCGGGCTGGTGTTCGTCGCGGTTTCCCATGCCGCCGATCTCGGCAGCTTCACCAATACCGATATGGTTACTGGTCTCAAGGATGCGCTCAACCAGGGCGCGTCCGCCGCTGTCGGCAAGCTTGGCCAGGAAAATGGCTTCCTCGGCGATCCCAAGGTCAAGATTCCGCTGCCCGCTACCTTGCAAAAAGCCGAGAAGGCGATGCGCACTTTCGGCATGGGCAAGCAGGCCGACGAGTTGGTAACGGCGATGAACCGCGCGGCGGAAGCGGCGGTCCCGGAAGCCAAGGCGCTGCTGCTGGATTCTGTCAAGAAAATGAGCGTCGACGATGCCAAAGGCATACTGACCGGCGGCGACAACGCGGCCACCCAGTATTTCCGCAAAACCACGGAAGCGCCGCTGACGACGAAGTTCCTGCCCATCGTCAAGCAGTCGACGCAGAAGGTCGGGCTCGCCGAGCAATACAACGAATTTGCCGCGACCGGGTCCAGGTTCGGCCTGGTTAAAGGCGAAGATGCGAAGCTCGAAAACTACGTGACGCGCAAGGCGCTCGATGGCCTGTATCTGATGATGGCCGAAGAAGAAAAAGCCCTGCGCGCAAATCCTGTCCATGCCGGCAGTGCGCTGGTCAAAAAGCTGTTCAGCGCGCTCAGGTAG